From Micromonospora rifamycinica, a single genomic window includes:
- a CDS encoding S8 family peptidase, translated as MELSERVVVIGLRQCGRTVVALVAALLAAVTAAQPAASATGSTTMPGAVGTVLGAGRATAVPGEYIVVLKDGAIGGPAAGRQSAVTGTARMLAGRFGTVPDQVWDDAVNGFSVRTSASVARRLAADPAVAYVEQNQTVDVPEVSARTTIAQPDAPWNLDRIDAPVGLDTTYNFVSKGTGVRVYVIGPGIRTTHQEFGGQAYHGYAASCFTSLGTHVAGIIGGTTYGVAKDVTLVSVGLPSCNGTLSALIGAVDWVVADHTPWSPPAVGDFVLAGGFSTALNAAVANAVGDGIVITTPAGDATHDACLDSPGSVPAVLTVASVQSNDARPAYSNFGPCVDLFAPGVDIVSASSTSDTAATSLNLTLQASAHVAGMAARVRGKNPTWTPAQVHAFLVDSATAGVVTNPGAGSPNRLLYGSPTL; from the coding sequence ATGGAATTGTCGGAAAGAGTCGTGGTAATTGGTTTGCGTCAATGTGGCCGTACCGTTGTCGCCCTCGTCGCCGCCCTGCTGGCCGCCGTCACGGCCGCCCAACCGGCGGCCTCGGCCACCGGCTCGACAACGATGCCGGGTGCCGTAGGCACCGTCCTCGGGGCCGGCAGGGCGACCGCGGTGCCGGGTGAGTACATCGTGGTCCTGAAAGACGGTGCGATCGGTGGCCCCGCAGCTGGCCGGCAGTCCGCGGTGACCGGCACGGCCCGGATGCTGGCCGGTCGGTTCGGCACCGTGCCGGACCAGGTGTGGGACGACGCCGTCAACGGCTTCTCGGTACGCACCTCGGCGTCGGTCGCCCGGCGACTCGCCGCCGACCCGGCGGTGGCCTACGTGGAGCAGAACCAGACTGTCGACGTCCCCGAGGTATCGGCCCGGACGACCATCGCCCAGCCGGACGCGCCCTGGAACCTGGACCGGATCGACGCGCCCGTCGGTCTCGACACCACCTACAACTTCGTGAGCAAGGGCACCGGAGTCCGCGTCTACGTCATCGGCCCCGGGATCCGCACCACCCACCAGGAATTCGGCGGTCAGGCCTACCACGGCTACGCCGCCAGCTGCTTCACGTCGCTCGGCACGCACGTGGCCGGCATCATCGGCGGCACGACGTACGGGGTGGCCAAGGACGTCACGCTGGTCTCGGTCGGCCTGCCCAGCTGCAACGGCACTCTCAGCGCGCTGATCGGCGCCGTCGACTGGGTGGTCGCCGACCACACGCCGTGGAGCCCACCCGCCGTCGGGGACTTCGTCCTGGCCGGCGGATTCAGCACCGCACTGAACGCGGCGGTCGCCAACGCCGTCGGCGACGGCATCGTGATCACCACACCCGCCGGCGACGCCACCCACGACGCCTGCCTCGACTCGCCCGGCTCGGTGCCCGCCGTCCTCACCGTCGCGTCGGTCCAGTCGAACGACGCCCGGCCGGCCTACTCCAACTTCGGCCCCTGCGTCGACCTCTTCGCCCCCGGTGTGGACATCGTGTCGGCCTCCTCGACCTCCGACACCGCCGCCACGTCCCTGAATCTCACCCTCCAGGCCTCCGCGCACGTGGCCGGGATGGCCGCCCGGGTGCGGGGCAAGAATCCCACCTGGACGCCGGCCCAGGTGCACGCCTTCCTGGTCGACAGCGCGACTGCGGGCGTGGTGACCAATCCCGGCGCCGGCTCGCCGAACCGCCTGCTCTACGGATCGCCGACGCTCTGA
- a CDS encoding NAD(P)/FAD-dependent oxidoreductase, translated as MKVLVIGGGPAGSTAATAMAQAGLDVRLIESAHFPRYHVGESLTPSCRVVLDAIGLSKIVDDYGFVKKNGGVIHWDDDQWAFDWYQQAGVQSWQVDRSEFDALLLEHARQNGVAVTTGVTGRSVRFADGRPVAVECSPEHGEPFTVDDFDFLVDATGRNGLLSARHFGNRQPLSNLRNVGIWGYWTGARLLPETPTGGINIISSPEGWYWVIPMAGGRMSIGYVTTKDAFARDRHEHPSSDDLYRHLIAVSPTIAGLTEGAEFLGTTRVETDYSYIADQFCGPGYAIVGDAACFLDPLLSTGVHLALYSALTAAACVASMNRGEVSETEALKFFEFAYRRAYMRLFALVTIMYERYLGKDGFFLTSDRLIGEEQQVRADEDVSSRSFAEIIGGLSDLREAADSSTRVITDQLRSEALRAQLRVVEAPGSEGPDFTPVRGNPLSDAESADYRLVTGPRLGLERIRAVRP; from the coding sequence ATGAAGGTTCTCGTCATCGGTGGTGGCCCGGCTGGGAGCACCGCGGCAACGGCAATGGCCCAGGCCGGACTCGACGTGCGGCTCATCGAGAGCGCCCACTTTCCGCGGTACCACGTGGGGGAGTCGCTCACGCCGTCGTGCCGGGTCGTGCTCGACGCGATCGGCCTGTCGAAGATCGTCGACGACTACGGCTTCGTCAAGAAGAACGGAGGCGTCATCCACTGGGACGACGACCAGTGGGCGTTCGACTGGTACCAGCAGGCCGGCGTGCAGTCATGGCAGGTGGACCGGAGCGAGTTCGACGCGCTGCTGCTGGAGCACGCCCGTCAGAACGGGGTCGCCGTCACCACCGGCGTCACCGGTCGGTCCGTCCGGTTCGCCGACGGTCGGCCGGTGGCCGTGGAGTGCTCGCCGGAGCACGGCGAGCCGTTCACCGTGGACGACTTCGACTTCCTGGTCGACGCCACCGGACGTAACGGGCTGCTCAGCGCCCGGCACTTCGGCAACCGTCAACCGCTGAGCAACCTGCGGAACGTCGGCATCTGGGGCTACTGGACGGGGGCCCGGCTGCTGCCGGAGACGCCGACCGGAGGCATCAACATCATCTCCTCGCCGGAGGGTTGGTACTGGGTCATCCCGATGGCCGGTGGGCGGATGAGCATCGGTTACGTCACCACCAAGGACGCCTTCGCGCGCGATCGTCACGAGCACCCGTCGTCGGACGACCTGTACCGGCACCTGATCGCCGTCTCGCCCACCATCGCGGGCCTGACCGAGGGGGCGGAGTTCCTCGGCACCACCAGGGTCGAGACCGACTACTCCTACATCGCGGACCAGTTCTGCGGGCCAGGTTACGCGATCGTGGGTGACGCGGCGTGCTTCCTGGACCCGCTGCTCTCCACCGGCGTGCACCTCGCGCTCTACAGCGCCCTGACCGCCGCCGCCTGCGTCGCCTCGATGAACCGTGGCGAGGTCAGCGAAACGGAGGCGCTGAAGTTCTTCGAATTCGCCTACCGCCGCGCGTACATGCGGCTCTTCGCCCTGGTGACCATCATGTACGAGCGTTATCTGGGCAAGGACGGGTTCTTCCTCACCTCCGACCGGCTGATCGGCGAGGAGCAGCAGGTGCGGGCGGACGAGGATGTCTCCTCGCGCTCCTTCGCGGAGATCATCGGTGGGCTGTCCGACCTGCGGGAGGCGGCCGACTCGTCCACCCGGGTCATCACCGATCAGCTGCGGTCGGAGGCGTTGCGGGCGCAGCTGCGGGTGGTGGAGGCACCGGGCTCCGAGGGGCCGGACTTCACCCCGGTCCGCGGCAACCCGCTCTCCGACGCGGAGTCGGCCGACTACCGCCTCGTCACCGGCCCGCGACTGGGCCTCGAACGGATCCGTGCGGTACGCCCCTGA
- a CDS encoding AbfB domain-containing protein, whose product MTRPAPVRLAAPLLVVVALVAGLLAAPAHAVPAKNPPLTTPWTAQALAGTPLPEYPRPQMTRADWLNLNGEWQLRQSPTDDAPQFATDLPERVNVPFPVESALSGVQRAAGDNRNYLFYRRLVTVPASWSGRRVLLHFGAVDWQTTVWVNGVAVGGHTGGYDAFTFDVTAPLRGGANEIVVKVWDPTDSRQNGSLPPIGKQTKQPGGIFYTPSSGIWQTVWLEPVPTASISGVDLTPRLADDTLRVRVSTRGDVSGHSVLAEALDGTTVVGSATGGFTEFAVPVPAARRWSPDDPFLYHLRITLRNAAGSQVDRTTHYFGMREISTGVVNGVLRPKLNGQFVFQTGTLDQGFWPDGLYTAPTDAALAFDLQKHKDLGFNMVRKHIKVEPQRWFYHADRLGLLVWQDVPSLTAQDINATDAQQAQLETEAREIVNEHRSSPSVVTYTVYNEGWGERALADTRRVAQAVKAQDPTRLVNAHSGHNCCQSLGDPGTGDIDDWHVYLGPDSPLTSSSRIAVLGEFGGLGLRAPGHEWSPNGSFFAYEWQPNSTALTDRYVGLVQGTQNLMLGKGLSASVYTEITDQEGELNGFLTYDRQVVKMDQARVRAANLSLIAASRSVGSSAPVALPLNTRRSFQVTTPGYTNRFLRHRDSLAYTEIVDANSSAVLKDDATYTVRAGLADASCYSFESVNFPGQFLRHQESRVRNSPNDGSALLRADATWCARVGVSGSGVSLESYNFRGRYLRHYDAEVWLSNGTGGAAWNSPALWAADSTWNVTTPWAP is encoded by the coding sequence ATGACACGTCCCGCTCCCGTCCGCCTCGCCGCACCCCTCCTGGTCGTCGTCGCCCTGGTCGCCGGCCTGCTCGCCGCACCGGCACACGCCGTACCGGCCAAGAACCCGCCGCTGACCACCCCCTGGACCGCCCAGGCGCTCGCCGGCACGCCGCTGCCCGAGTACCCGCGACCGCAGATGACCCGGGCTGACTGGCTCAACCTCAACGGTGAATGGCAACTGCGCCAGTCCCCCACCGACGACGCCCCGCAGTTCGCCACCGACCTGCCCGAACGGGTCAACGTGCCGTTCCCGGTGGAGAGCGCCCTGTCCGGGGTGCAGCGCGCCGCCGGGGACAACCGCAACTACCTGTTCTACCGCCGGCTCGTGACGGTGCCCGCGAGTTGGAGCGGACGCCGGGTGCTGCTCCACTTCGGCGCGGTCGACTGGCAGACCACCGTCTGGGTCAACGGCGTGGCGGTCGGCGGCCACACCGGCGGCTACGACGCCTTCACCTTCGACGTCACCGCGCCGTTGCGCGGCGGTGCGAACGAGATCGTGGTGAAGGTGTGGGATCCGACGGACAGCCGGCAGAACGGCAGTCTGCCGCCGATCGGCAAGCAGACCAAGCAGCCCGGCGGGATCTTCTACACCCCGAGTTCGGGCATCTGGCAGACGGTGTGGCTGGAACCGGTGCCGACGGCCTCGATCAGCGGCGTCGACCTCACTCCCCGGCTGGCCGACGACACCCTCCGGGTCCGGGTCTCCACCCGGGGGGACGTCAGCGGCCACAGCGTGCTGGCCGAGGCGCTCGACGGCACCACCGTGGTCGGCTCGGCCACCGGCGGCTTCACCGAGTTCGCGGTGCCCGTGCCGGCCGCCCGCCGCTGGTCGCCCGACGACCCGTTCCTCTACCACCTGCGCATCACCCTGCGTAATGCCGCCGGCAGCCAGGTCGACCGGACCACCCACTACTTCGGCATGCGGGAGATCAGCACCGGTGTGGTCAACGGTGTCCTGCGGCCCAAGCTCAACGGCCAGTTCGTCTTCCAGACCGGCACCCTGGACCAGGGGTTCTGGCCGGACGGGCTCTACACCGCGCCCACCGACGCCGCGCTCGCCTTCGACCTGCAGAAGCACAAGGACCTCGGCTTCAACATGGTGCGCAAGCACATCAAGGTGGAACCGCAGCGCTGGTTCTACCACGCCGACCGGCTCGGTCTGCTGGTGTGGCAGGACGTTCCGTCCCTGACCGCGCAGGACATCAACGCGACCGACGCGCAGCAGGCGCAGCTCGAGACCGAGGCCCGCGAGATCGTGAACGAGCACCGCAGCTCGCCGTCGGTCGTCACCTACACCGTCTACAACGAGGGGTGGGGGGAGCGGGCGCTGGCCGACACCCGCCGGGTCGCCCAGGCCGTCAAGGCCCAGGACCCGACCCGGCTGGTCAACGCGCACAGCGGCCACAACTGCTGCCAGTCGTTGGGGGATCCCGGTACCGGCGACATCGACGACTGGCACGTCTACCTGGGGCCGGACTCGCCGCTAACGTCGAGCAGCCGGATCGCCGTGCTCGGCGAGTTCGGCGGCCTCGGCCTGCGGGCGCCCGGCCACGAGTGGAGCCCGAACGGCAGCTTCTTCGCCTACGAGTGGCAGCCGAACTCCACCGCGCTGACCGACCGCTACGTCGGGCTGGTGCAGGGCACCCAGAACCTGATGCTCGGCAAGGGGCTGAGCGCCTCGGTCTACACCGAGATCACCGACCAGGAGGGTGAGCTGAACGGGTTCCTCACCTACGACCGGCAGGTGGTCAAGATGGACCAGGCCCGCGTGCGGGCCGCGAACCTGTCGCTCATCGCCGCGTCGAGGTCGGTCGGCAGCTCCGCGCCGGTGGCGCTGCCCCTGAACACCCGGCGCTCGTTCCAGGTGACGACCCCCGGATACACCAACCGGTTCCTGCGCCACCGGGACAGCCTCGCCTACACGGAGATCGTGGACGCGAACAGCTCGGCGGTGCTCAAGGACGACGCGACGTACACGGTCCGGGCGGGGCTGGCCGACGCTTCGTGCTACTCGTTCGAGTCGGTCAACTTCCCGGGGCAGTTCCTCCGGCACCAGGAGTCGCGGGTGCGCAACTCGCCGAACGACGGTTCGGCGCTGCTCCGGGCGGACGCCACCTGGTGCGCCCGGGTCGGGGTCAGCGGAAGCGGGGTCTCGCTGGAGTCGTACAACTTCCGTGGCAGGTACCTGCGGCACTACGACGCGGAGGTCTGGTTGAGCAACGGCACGGGCGGCGCGGCGTGGAACTCCCCCGCGCTGTGGGCCGCGGACAGCACCTGGAACGTCACCACACCCTGGGCACCGTGA